One window of the Pseudomonas knackmussii B13 genome contains the following:
- the sdhD gene encoding succinate dehydrogenase, hydrophobic membrane anchor protein has product MVTNVTNFSRSGLYDWMAQRVSAVVLAAYVLFLLGYLVTHPNISYEEWHGLFSHSLMKIFSLLTLVALSVHAWVGMWTITTDYLTPMALGKAATVVRFLVQAACGMAMFAFFVWGVQILWGN; this is encoded by the coding sequence ATGGTAACTAACGTCACTAACTTCTCGCGTTCTGGCCTCTACGACTGGATGGCCCAACGCGTTTCCGCGGTCGTTCTCGCGGCTTACGTGCTCTTCCTGCTGGGTTACCTGGTTACCCACCCGAACATCTCCTACGAGGAGTGGCATGGTCTGTTCTCCCACAGCCTGATGAAGATCTTCAGTCTTCTCACGCTGGTTGCCCTGAGCGTTCACGCCTGGGTCGGCATGTGGACCATCACCACCGACTACCTGACTCCGATGGCCCTCGGCAAAGCCGCGACCGTCGTGCGTTTCCTCGTCCAGGCAGCATGCGGCATGGCCATGTTCGCATTCTTCGTCTGGGGTGTGCAGATTCTCTGGGGTAACTGA
- the sdhC gene encoding succinate dehydrogenase, cytochrome b556 subunit, with amino-acid sequence MKKAVNSQRPVNLDLRTIKLPVTAYTSILHRISGVILFLGIAVLLFALDKSLASADSFEQVKACLTSPLAKFVIWGLLSALLYHLVAGVRHLVMDAGIGETLEGGKRGSKIVIAVAVVLIVLAGVWVW; translated from the coding sequence GTGAAAAAAGCCGTGAATAGCCAACGACCTGTAAACCTAGACCTTAGGACCATCAAACTCCCTGTCACCGCTTACACGTCCATTCTCCACCGCATCTCTGGCGTCATCCTTTTCCTGGGCATTGCCGTGCTGCTGTTTGCGCTCGACAAATCCCTGGCATCGGCTGACAGCTTCGAGCAGGTGAAGGCGTGTCTGACCAGTCCGCTGGCCAAGTTCGTGATCTGGGGCCTGCTGTCTGCGCTGCTGTACCACCTGGTAGCCGGTGTACGTCACCTCGTCATGGACGCAGGTATCGGCGAAACACTGGAAGGCGGTAAGCGCGGTTCGAAAATTGTCATCGCTGTCGCAGTGGTGCTGATTGTCCTGGCGGGGGTCTGGGTATGGTAA
- the odhB gene encoding 2-oxoglutarate dehydrogenase complex dihydrolipoyllysine-residue succinyltransferase, protein MAIEIKAPTFPESVADGTVATWHKKVGEAVKRDELIVDIETDKVVIEVLAEADGVLAEIVKNEGDTVLSNELLGKLSEGGAAAAAPAAAAPAAAPAAAAPAAAAADDNILSPAARKLAEENGIDPNSIAGTGKGGRVTKEDVVAAVEAKKNAPAAAPAAKPAAAPAAVAPVFAAGDRVEKRVPMTRLRAKVAERLVEAQSSMAMLTTFNEVNMKPVMDLRNKYKDLFEKKHNGVRLGFMSFFVKAATEALKRFPGVNASIDGNDIVYHGYQDIGVAVSSDRGLVVPVLRNAEFMSLAEIENGIATFGRKAKDGKLSIEDMTGGTFTISNGGVFGSLLSTPIVNPPQTAILGMHKIQERPMAVNGQVVILPMMYLALSYDHRMIDGKEAVSFLVTMKDLLEDPARLLLDV, encoded by the coding sequence ATGGCTATCGAAATCAAAGCCCCAACCTTCCCGGAATCGGTTGCCGACGGCACCGTCGCCACCTGGCACAAGAAGGTCGGTGAAGCCGTCAAGCGTGATGAACTGATCGTCGACATCGAGACCGACAAGGTCGTCATCGAGGTTCTCGCCGAAGCCGATGGCGTACTGGCCGAGATCGTCAAGAACGAAGGCGACACCGTTCTCTCCAACGAACTGCTCGGCAAGCTGAGCGAAGGCGGTGCTGCCGCCGCCGCTCCGGCCGCTGCTGCTCCGGCTGCTGCCCCGGCCGCCGCTGCTCCGGCTGCTGCCGCTGCCGACGACAACATCCTGTCGCCGGCCGCTCGCAAGCTCGCCGAAGAAAACGGCATCGACCCGAACAGCATCGCCGGCACCGGCAAGGGCGGTCGTGTAACCAAGGAAGACGTGGTTGCCGCCGTTGAGGCCAAGAAGAACGCCCCGGCTGCCGCTCCGGCCGCCAAGCCTGCTGCTGCTCCGGCTGCCGTTGCTCCGGTGTTCGCCGCTGGCGACCGCGTCGAGAAGCGCGTCCCGATGACCCGTCTGCGCGCCAAGGTCGCCGAGCGCCTGGTCGAAGCCCAGTCCTCCATGGCCATGCTGACCACCTTCAACGAGGTCAACATGAAGCCGGTCATGGACCTGCGCAACAAGTACAAGGACCTGTTCGAGAAGAAGCACAACGGCGTCCGCCTGGGCTTCATGTCCTTCTTCGTCAAGGCCGCCACCGAAGCCCTGAAGCGCTTCCCGGGCGTCAACGCCTCGATCGACGGCAACGACATCGTCTACCACGGCTACCAGGACATCGGTGTTGCCGTCTCCAGCGATCGTGGCCTGGTGGTACCGGTACTGCGTAACGCCGAGTTCATGAGCCTGGCCGAAATCGAAAACGGCATCGCCACCTTCGGCCGCAAGGCGAAGGACGGCAAGCTGTCCATCGAAGACATGACCGGCGGTACTTTCACCATTTCCAACGGCGGCGTATTCGGATCGCTCCTGTCGACCCCGATCGTCAACCCGCCGCAGACCGCCATCCTCGGCATGCACAAGATCCAGGAGCGCCCGATGGCCGTTAACGGCCAGGTCGTGATCCTGCCGATGATGTATCTGGCGCTGTCCTACGACCACCGCATGATCGACGGCAAGGAAGCGGTCAGCTTCCTGGTGACCATGAAGGATCTGCTGGAAGATCCGGCTCGCCTGCTGCTCGACGTCTGA
- the sdhA gene encoding succinate dehydrogenase flavoprotein subunit yields the protein MASNRTLSFDAIIVGGGGAGMRAALQLAQGGHKTAVVTKVFPTRSHTVSAQGGITCAIASADPNDDWRWHMYDTVKGSDYIGDQDAIEYMCSVGPEAVFELEHMGLPFSRTEQGRIYQRPFGGQSKGPDNPSVQAARTCAAADRTGHALLHTLYQANLKAGSSFLNEWYAVDLVKNQDGHVVGIIAICIETGETVYIRSKAVVLATGGAGRIYASTTNALINTGDGVGMALRAGVPVQDIEMWQFHPTGIAGAGVLVTEGCRGEGGYLINAHGERFMERYAPNAKDLAGRDVVARSMVKEVIAGNGVGPNKDHVLLKLDHLGEEVLHSRLPGICELSKTFAHVDPVVAPIPVIPTCHYMMGGVATNIHGQALTMDANGNDQIVEGLFAVGEVACVSVHGANRLGGNSLLDLVVFGRATGLHLEKALKEGIEHRGASESDLEASYKRLNGVNERTSGEEVAPLKRELQQCMQNYFGVFRTGEYMQKGITQLADLRERIANVKINDKSQAFNTARIEALELQNLLEVAEATAIAAEARKESRGAHAREDFEERDDENWLCHTLYFPGEKRVAKRAVNFAPKTVPAFEPKVRTY from the coding sequence ATGGCAAGCAATCGTACTCTCTCCTTCGACGCCATCATCGTTGGTGGTGGCGGCGCCGGCATGCGCGCTGCGCTGCAACTGGCCCAGGGTGGTCACAAGACTGCCGTGGTAACCAAGGTCTTCCCGACTCGTTCGCACACTGTGTCCGCCCAGGGCGGCATCACCTGTGCCATCGCCTCGGCCGACCCGAACGACGATTGGCGCTGGCACATGTACGACACCGTCAAGGGCTCCGACTACATCGGTGACCAGGACGCCATCGAATACATGTGCTCCGTTGGCCCGGAAGCCGTGTTCGAGCTGGAACACATGGGGCTGCCGTTCTCCCGTACCGAGCAAGGCCGCATCTATCAGCGTCCGTTCGGTGGTCAGTCCAAAGGCCCGGACAATCCGTCCGTTCAGGCTGCTCGTACCTGCGCTGCTGCCGACCGTACCGGTCACGCGCTGCTGCACACCCTGTACCAGGCCAACCTGAAAGCCGGCTCCTCGTTCCTTAATGAGTGGTACGCCGTCGACCTGGTGAAGAACCAGGACGGTCACGTGGTTGGCATCATCGCCATCTGCATCGAGACCGGCGAAACCGTTTACATCCGCTCCAAAGCCGTGGTCCTGGCCACTGGCGGTGCTGGCCGTATCTACGCCTCCACCACCAACGCCCTGATCAACACCGGCGACGGCGTGGGCATGGCTCTGCGCGCTGGTGTGCCGGTGCAGGACATCGAAATGTGGCAGTTCCACCCGACCGGCATCGCCGGCGCTGGTGTACTGGTCACCGAAGGCTGCCGCGGCGAAGGTGGTTACCTGATCAACGCCCACGGCGAGCGCTTCATGGAGCGTTACGCTCCGAACGCAAAAGACCTGGCCGGCCGCGACGTAGTTGCCCGCTCCATGGTCAAGGAAGTCATCGCCGGCAACGGCGTGGGCCCGAACAAGGACCACGTACTGCTGAAGCTCGACCACCTGGGTGAAGAAGTTCTGCACAGCCGCCTGCCTGGCATTTGCGAACTGTCCAAGACCTTCGCTCACGTCGACCCGGTCGTCGCGCCGATCCCGGTTATCCCGACCTGCCACTACATGATGGGCGGCGTTGCCACCAACATTCATGGCCAGGCCCTGACCATGGACGCCAACGGCAACGACCAGATCGTCGAAGGTCTGTTCGCAGTCGGCGAAGTAGCTTGCGTATCGGTACACGGTGCCAACCGTCTGGGCGGCAACTCGCTGCTGGACCTGGTGGTCTTCGGTCGTGCGACTGGTCTGCACCTGGAAAAGGCCCTGAAAGAGGGCATCGAGCACCGTGGCGCTTCCGAGAGCGACCTGGAAGCCTCCTACAAGCGCCTGAACGGCGTGAACGAGCGCACCAGCGGCGAAGAAGTCGCCCCGCTCAAGCGCGAACTGCAGCAGTGCATGCAGAATTACTTCGGTGTATTCCGTACCGGCGAATACATGCAGAAGGGCATCACTCAACTGGCTGATCTGCGCGAGCGCATTGCGAACGTCAAGATCAACGACAAGAGCCAGGCTTTCAACACCGCGCGCATCGAAGCGCTGGAACTGCAGAACCTCCTCGAAGTGGCCGAAGCCACTGCCATTGCGGCCGAAGCCCGCAAAGAGTCCCGCGGCGCGCATGCCCGCGAAGACTTCGAGGAGCGCGACGACGAGAACTGGCTGTGCCACACCCTGTACTTCCCGGGTGAGAAGCGCGTAGCCAAGCGTGCCGTCAACTTCGCGCCGAAGACTGTTCCGGCATTCGAACCCAAGGTTCGTACTTACTAA
- a CDS encoding 2-oxoglutarate dehydrogenase E1 component: MHESVMQRMWNSAHLSGGNAAYVEELYELYLHDPNAVPEEWRTYFQKLPADGNPAPDVSHSAIRDHFVLLANNQRRAQPVSAGSVSSEHEKKQVEVLRLILAYRLRGHQAAKLDPLGLWVRTAPADLSLDHYGLTAADLDTTFRTGELYIGKEEATLREILDALKQTYCSTIGAEFMHIVDSEQRHWFAQRLESVRGRPAYSAEARSHLLERLTAAEGLEKYLGTKYPGTKRFGLEGGESLIPMVDEIIQRSGSYGVKEIVIGMAHRGRLNVLVNTLGKNPRDLFDEFEGKKLVELGSGDVKYHQGFSSNVMTSGGEVHLALAFNPSHLEIVSPVVEGSVRARQDRRKDGNGDKVVPISIHGDAAFAGQGVVMETFQMSQTRAYKTGGTIHIVINNQVGFTTSRQDDARSTEYATDVAKMIQAPIFHVNGDDPEAVLFVTQLAIDYRMQFKRDVVIDLVCYRRRGHNEADEPSGTQPLMYQQIAKQRTTRDLYADALIAAGVQTAEQAQEKVDEYRDALDNGLHVVKSLVKEPNKELFVDWRPYVGHAWTARHDTRFDLKTLQELSNKLLETPDGFVMQRQVQKIYEDRAKMSAGGMPINWGFAENLAYATLLFEGHPVRMTGQDVGRGTFSHRHAALHNQKDDSVYIPLAHLFDNQPRVSLYDSYLSEEAVLAFEYGYATTMPNALVIWEAQFGDFANGAQVVIDQFITSGETKWQRLCGLTMLLPHGYEGQGPEHSSARLERYLQLCAEQNIQVCVPTTPAQVYHMLRRQVIRPLRKPLIVMTPKSLLRHKLAISTLEELANGSFQTVIGEIDNLDPKKVERIVLCSGKVYYDLLEKRRAEGREDIAIVRIEQLYPFPEDDLAEVLSQYKNLKHIVWCQEEPMNQGAWYCSQHHMRRVIAAHKKGLNLEYAGREGSAAPACGYASMHAEQQEKLLQDAFTV; encoded by the coding sequence ATGCACGAAAGCGTAATGCAGCGGATGTGGAACAGTGCCCATCTATCCGGTGGAAACGCTGCCTACGTCGAAGAGCTCTACGAGCTCTACCTGCACGACCCGAACGCTGTGCCAGAAGAGTGGCGCACGTACTTCCAGAAGCTCCCCGCCGACGGCAATCCCGCTCCCGACGTCTCGCATTCCGCAATCCGCGATCATTTCGTACTCCTGGCCAACAACCAGCGCCGCGCCCAACCGGTGTCCGCTGGCAGCGTGAGCTCCGAGCACGAGAAGAAGCAGGTCGAAGTCCTGCGCCTGATCCTGGCCTACCGGCTGCGTGGACATCAGGCCGCGAAGCTCGATCCGCTGGGTCTCTGGGTGCGTACCGCTCCCGCCGACCTGTCGCTCGACCACTACGGCCTGACTGCCGCCGACCTCGACACCACCTTCCGCACCGGTGAGCTCTACATCGGCAAGGAAGAGGCGACCCTGCGCGAAATCCTCGACGCCCTTAAGCAGACCTACTGCAGCACCATCGGCGCCGAATTCATGCACATCGTCGATTCCGAGCAGCGTCACTGGTTCGCCCAGCGCCTGGAAAGTGTGCGTGGCCGTCCGGCGTACTCCGCCGAGGCTCGTTCGCACCTGCTCGAGCGTCTGACCGCTGCCGAAGGCCTGGAGAAGTACCTGGGCACGAAGTACCCGGGCACCAAGCGTTTCGGTCTGGAAGGCGGCGAGAGCCTGATCCCGATGGTCGACGAGATCATCCAGCGCTCCGGCTCCTACGGCGTCAAGGAAATCGTCATCGGCATGGCCCACCGTGGCCGTCTGAACGTGCTGGTAAACACCCTCGGCAAGAACCCGCGCGACCTGTTCGACGAGTTCGAGGGCAAGAAACTGGTCGAGCTCGGCTCCGGTGACGTCAAGTACCACCAGGGCTTCTCCTCCAACGTCATGACCAGCGGCGGCGAAGTTCACCTGGCTCTGGCGTTCAACCCCTCGCACCTGGAGATCGTCTCCCCGGTGGTCGAGGGTTCGGTACGCGCCCGCCAGGACCGTCGCAAAGACGGCAATGGCGACAAGGTCGTGCCGATCTCCATCCACGGCGATGCCGCTTTCGCGGGGCAGGGCGTGGTCATGGAGACCTTCCAGATGTCCCAGACCCGTGCCTACAAGACCGGCGGCACCATCCACATCGTGATCAACAACCAGGTCGGCTTCACCACCAGCCGCCAGGACGACGCGCGCTCCACCGAGTACGCGACCGACGTTGCCAAGATGATCCAGGCGCCGATCTTCCACGTGAACGGCGACGATCCGGAAGCTGTGCTGTTCGTTACCCAGCTGGCCATCGATTACCGCATGCAGTTCAAGCGTGACGTGGTTATCGACCTGGTCTGCTACCGCCGTCGCGGCCACAACGAGGCCGACGAGCCGAGCGGCACCCAGCCGCTGATGTACCAGCAGATCGCCAAGCAACGCACCACTCGCGACCTGTATGCCGACGCGCTGATTGCCGCCGGCGTACAGACTGCCGAACAGGCCCAGGAAAAGGTCGACGAATACCGCGACGCCCTGGACAACGGCCTGCACGTGGTGAAGAGCCTGGTCAAGGAGCCGAACAAGGAGCTCTTCGTCGATTGGCGTCCGTACGTCGGCCATGCCTGGACCGCGCGTCACGACACCCGCTTCGACCTGAAGACCCTGCAGGAGCTGTCCAATAAGCTGCTGGAGACTCCGGACGGCTTCGTCATGCAGCGTCAGGTGCAGAAGATCTACGAAGACCGCGCCAAGATGTCGGCCGGCGGCATGCCGATCAACTGGGGCTTCGCCGAGAACCTGGCCTACGCCACCCTGCTGTTCGAAGGCCATCCGGTTCGCATGACCGGTCAGGACGTCGGCCGCGGCACCTTCTCGCATCGCCACGCGGCGCTGCACAACCAGAAGGACGACTCGGTCTACATCCCGCTGGCCCACCTGTTCGACAACCAGCCGCGCGTCAGCCTGTACGACTCCTACCTCTCGGAAGAAGCGGTACTGGCCTTCGAATATGGCTACGCCACCACCATGCCGAACGCGCTGGTGATCTGGGAAGCCCAGTTCGGTGACTTCGCCAACGGTGCGCAAGTGGTCATCGACCAGTTCATCACCAGTGGCGAGACCAAGTGGCAGCGTCTTTGCGGCCTGACCATGCTGCTGCCGCACGGTTACGAAGGCCAGGGTCCGGAGCACTCCTCCGCGCGCCTGGAGCGTTACCTGCAACTGTGCGCCGAGCAGAACATCCAGGTCTGCGTGCCGACCACCCCGGCTCAGGTCTACCACATGCTGCGCCGCCAGGTGATCCGTCCGCTGCGCAAGCCGCTGATCGTGATGACTCCGAAATCGCTGTTGCGTCACAAGCTGGCCATCTCGACCCTGGAAGAACTGGCCAATGGCTCCTTCCAGACCGTGATCGGCGAGATCGACAACCTCGATCCGAAGAAAGTCGAGCGCATCGTGCTGTGCAGCGGCAAGGTCTACTACGACCTGCTGGAGAAGCGTCGTGCCGAAGGTCGCGAAGACATCGCGATCGTCCGTATCGAGCAGCTCTATCCGTTCCCGGAAGACGACCTGGCCGAAGTTCTTTCGCAGTACAAGAACCTCAAGCACATCGTCTGGTGTCAGGAAGAGCCGATGAACCAAGGTGCCTGGTACTGCTCGCAGCACCACATGCGCCGTGTCATCGCCGCGCACAAGAAAGGCCTCAACCTGGAATACGCCGGCCGCGAAGGCTCGGCAGCTCCGGCTTGCGGCTACGCTTCGATGCACGCCGAGCAGCAGGAAAAACTGCTGCAAGACGCCTTCACTGTTTAA
- the sucC gene encoding ADP-forming succinate--CoA ligase subunit beta yields MNLHEYQGKQLFAEYGLPVSKGFAVDTPEEAAEACEKIGGTEWVVKAQVHAGGRGKAGGVKLVKSKEDAKAFAANWLGKRLVTYQTDANGQPVSKILVESCTDIDKELYLGAVVDRSSRRIVFMASTEGGVDIEKVAHDTPEKILKATIDPLVGAQPFQGRELAFQLGLKGDQIKQFVHIFVGLAKLFQDYDLALLEVNPLVIKKDGNLHCLDAKINIDSNAMYRQPKLRAMHDPSQDDAREAHAQKWELNYVALEGNIGCMVNGAGLAMGTMDIVNLHGGKPANFLDVGGGATKERVTEAFKIILSDSNVAAVLVNIFGGIVRCDMIAEGIIGAVKEVGVKVPVVVRLEGNNAELGAKVLAESGLNIIAATSLTDAAQQVVKAAEGK; encoded by the coding sequence ATGAATCTCCACGAATATCAGGGTAAGCAGCTGTTCGCTGAGTACGGCCTGCCCGTATCCAAGGGCTTTGCCGTCGACACACCCGAAGAGGCCGCAGAAGCCTGTGAAAAAATCGGTGGTACCGAGTGGGTCGTGAAAGCCCAGGTACACGCCGGTGGCCGCGGTAAAGCGGGCGGTGTGAAGCTGGTCAAGAGCAAAGAGGACGCCAAGGCGTTCGCCGCCAACTGGCTGGGCAAGCGTCTGGTGACCTACCAGACTGACGCCAACGGCCAGCCGGTCAGCAAGATCCTGGTGGAATCCTGCACCGACATCGACAAGGAGCTGTACCTCGGCGCCGTCGTCGACCGTTCCAGCCGTCGCATCGTCTTCATGGCCTCCACCGAAGGTGGCGTGGACATCGAGAAGGTCGCTCACGACACTCCCGAGAAGATTCTGAAAGCCACCATCGACCCGCTGGTCGGCGCTCAGCCGTTCCAGGGCCGCGAGCTGGCCTTCCAACTGGGCCTGAAGGGCGACCAGATCAAGCAGTTCGTGCACATCTTCGTCGGCCTGGCGAAGCTGTTCCAGGACTACGACCTGGCCCTGCTCGAAGTCAACCCGCTGGTGATCAAGAAAGACGGCAACCTGCACTGCCTGGACGCCAAGATCAACATCGACTCCAACGCCATGTACCGTCAGCCCAAGCTGCGCGCCATGCACGACCCGTCCCAGGACGACGCTCGTGAAGCCCATGCGCAGAAGTGGGAACTGAACTACGTCGCGCTGGAAGGCAACATCGGCTGCATGGTCAACGGCGCTGGCCTGGCCATGGGCACCATGGACATCGTCAACCTGCACGGCGGCAAGCCGGCCAACTTCCTGGACGTTGGCGGCGGCGCGACCAAAGAGCGCGTGACCGAAGCGTTCAAGATCATCCTCTCCGACAGCAACGTCGCTGCCGTACTGGTGAACATCTTCGGCGGCATCGTTCGCTGCGACATGATCGCCGAAGGCATCATCGGCGCCGTTAAAGAAGTTGGCGTGAAAGTGCCGGTTGTCGTCCGTCTGGAAGGCAACAACGCCGAACTCGGCGCCAAGGTACTGGCCGAAAGCGGTCTGAACATCATCGCGGCGACCAGCCTGACCGACGCTGCCCAGCAAGTCGTCAAGGCCGCGGAGGGTAAGTAA
- a CDS encoding succinate dehydrogenase iron-sulfur subunit has protein sequence MLKVSVYRYNPEKDAAPFMQDFEVDTHGKDVMVLDVLALIKEQDEGFSYRRSCREGVCGSDGMNINGKNGLACITPLSAAGLKGGKLVLRPLPGLPVIRDLVVDMSIFYKQYEKVKPFLQNDTPAPAIERLQSPEEREKLDGLYECILCACCSTSCPSFWWNPDKFLGPAALLQAYRFLADSRDTKTQERLASLDDPFSVFRCRGIMNCVNVCPKGLNPTKAIGHVRNMLLQSGT, from the coding sequence ATGTTGAAAGTAAGTGTTTATCGCTACAACCCCGAGAAGGACGCTGCACCTTTCATGCAGGACTTCGAGGTCGATACCCACGGCAAGGACGTGATGGTCCTGGACGTGCTGGCGCTGATCAAGGAACAGGACGAAGGCTTCTCCTATCGTCGCTCCTGCCGTGAAGGCGTGTGCGGTTCCGACGGCATGAACATCAACGGCAAGAACGGCCTGGCCTGCATCACTCCGCTTTCGGCCGCCGGCCTGAAGGGCGGCAAGCTGGTGCTGCGTCCGCTGCCTGGCCTGCCGGTGATCCGTGACCTCGTCGTGGATATGAGCATCTTCTACAAGCAGTACGAGAAGGTGAAACCCTTCCTGCAGAACGACACGCCGGCTCCGGCCATCGAGCGTCTGCAGTCGCCGGAAGAGCGCGAGAAGCTGGACGGTCTGTACGAGTGCATCCTGTGCGCTTGCTGCTCGACTTCCTGCCCGTCGTTCTGGTGGAACCCCGACAAGTTCCTCGGTCCCGCTGCACTGCTGCAGGCCTATCGTTTCCTGGCCGACAGCCGTGACACCAAGACCCAGGAACGTCTGGCCTCGCTGGACGATCCGTTCAGCGTGTTCCGCTGCCGCGGCATCATGAACTGCGTCAACGTATGCCCGAAAGGCCTGAACCCGACCAAGGCCATCGGTCACGTGCGCAACATGCTGCTGCAAAGCGGTACCTGA
- the lpdA gene encoding dihydrolipoyl dehydrogenase → MSQKFDVVVIGAGPGGYVAAIRAAQLGLKTACIEKYIGKEGKVALGGTCLNVGCIPSKALLDSSWKYKEAKESFNVHGISTGEVKMDVPAMVARKANIVKNLTGGIATLFKANGVTSFEGHGKLLANKQVEVTGLDGTVQVLEADNVIIASGSKPVEIPPAPLTEDIIVDSTGALEFQAVPKKLGVIGAGVIGLELGSVWARLGAEVTVLEALDKFLPAADEQVAKEALKTLSKQGLNIRLGARVTGSEVKKKQVTVTFTDANGEQKETFDKLIVAVGRRPVTTDLLAADSGVTLDERGFIFVDDHCKTSVPGVFAIGDVVRGAMLAHKASEEGVMVAERIAGHKAQMNYDLIPSVIYTHPEIAWVGKTEQQLKGEGVEVNVGTFPFAASGRAMAANDTTGLVKVIADAKTDRVLGVHVIGPSAAELVQQGAIAMEFGTSAEDLGMMVFSHPTLSEALHEAALAVNGHAIHIANRKKR, encoded by the coding sequence ATGAGCCAGAAATTCGACGTGGTTGTGATTGGTGCTGGCCCCGGCGGCTACGTAGCTGCCATCCGTGCCGCACAACTCGGCCTGAAGACCGCTTGCATCGAGAAGTACATCGGCAAGGAGGGCAAGGTCGCCCTCGGCGGTACCTGCCTGAACGTAGGCTGCATTCCGTCCAAGGCGCTGCTGGACAGCTCCTGGAAGTACAAGGAAGCCAAAGAGAGCTTCAACGTCCACGGTATCTCCACTGGCGAAGTGAAGATGGACGTTCCCGCGATGGTTGCCCGCAAGGCCAACATCGTTAAGAACCTGACGGGCGGCATCGCCACCCTGTTCAAGGCCAACGGCGTCACCTCCTTCGAAGGCCACGGCAAGCTGCTGGCCAACAAGCAGGTCGAAGTCACCGGTCTGGACGGCACCGTTCAGGTCCTGGAAGCCGACAACGTGATCATCGCCTCCGGTTCCAAGCCGGTCGAAATCCCGCCGGCCCCGCTGACCGAAGACATCATCGTCGACTCCACCGGCGCCCTGGAATTCCAGGCCGTGCCGAAGAAGCTTGGCGTGATTGGCGCTGGCGTCATCGGCCTGGAGCTGGGCTCGGTCTGGGCCCGCCTGGGTGCCGAAGTCACCGTCCTGGAAGCCCTGGACAAGTTCCTGCCGGCTGCCGACGAGCAGGTCGCCAAGGAAGCGCTGAAGACCCTGAGCAAGCAAGGTCTGAACATCCGCCTGGGCGCTCGCGTCACCGGTTCGGAAGTGAAGAAGAAGCAAGTCACCGTGACCTTCACCGACGCCAACGGCGAGCAGAAGGAAACCTTCGACAAGCTGATCGTTGCGGTCGGCCGTCGTCCGGTTACCACCGACCTGCTGGCTGCCGACAGCGGCGTGACCCTGGACGAGCGTGGCTTCATCTTCGTCGACGACCACTGCAAGACCAGCGTTCCGGGCGTCTTCGCCATCGGTGACGTGGTCCGCGGCGCCATGCTGGCGCACAAGGCCTCGGAAGAGGGCGTGATGGTTGCCGAGCGCATCGCCGGCCACAAGGCCCAGATGAACTACGACCTGATCCCGTCGGTCATCTACACCCACCCGGAAATCGCGTGGGTCGGCAAAACCGAGCAGCAGCTCAAGGGCGAAGGCGTCGAAGTCAACGTCGGCACTTTCCCGTTCGCTGCCAGCGGCCGCGCCATGGCTGCCAACGACACCACCGGCCTGGTCAAGGTCATCGCCGATGCCAAGACCGACCGCGTGCTGGGCGTCCATGTGATCGGCCCGAGCGCCGCCGAGCTGGTTCAGCAAGGCGCGATCGCCATGGAATTCGGCACCAGCGCCGAAGACCTGGGCATGATGGTCTTCTCCCACCCGACTCTGTCCGAAGCGCTGCACGAAGCGGCCCTGGCGGTGAATGGCCACGCCATCCACATCGCCAATCGCAAGAAGCGCTAA